The Natronoarchaeum mannanilyticum nucleotide sequence CGGAGAAGGGCCAGTACCGTCAATGTTGCTGGCTCGGAGCCCTCGAAAGGTCCGAACGGCGATGGCCGGCGGCGTTCGGAGGCCGCTGGGAGCGCCGTTCCGACGCCGCCGGTCAGTGTTCGATTTCGGTGATCTTGGCGCGCCAGTAGGGCAGGTCGCCGTCCGGAAGATTCCACTCGACCTCGGCCACGGTCGGCACGAGCATTCCGCTTCGCTCTCGGTAGTCCCAGAACCGGCCGGTCCACCGGGTCGCCTCGAAGCCGTCGTCGACCGCACGGGGCCGGTCCTCCGCGACGACGCGCTCGACGAGGTGATCGTCGTCGAAGTGAAAGACCAGCGAAACCGTCGTGTCGTCGTGCTCCAGCGTCGCCCGCGCCGAGCGCTCGTCGATCGCCGCCCACTGGACACCCTCGCCAGGCAGCAGCGCGGTCGGGTACCACACGGCCTCGGCGAGGTAGCGCTGCAACTCGCCGGCGTCTAACTCGGGTGACTGCTCCGCGTCCGCGACGGTGAGCACCGACAGTACCGCGGCGCGGAGCGATCCCTCGCCGCCGACGTAGGCGTCGACGACGCGCACCGGGACGAACGGCACCACCCGGATCGTGGCGTCCCAGACGAACCCCGGCGGATCGACGGCGACGTTCTGGGTCGCTTCGAGCGGCTTCCACGCCGAGTCGGCGTCGCCGAGGCGAAACCGGCCGCGCTGTTCGAGCCGGACTGTCCGACTGTACGGTTGCCCTTCGTCGAGTACCGTCTCGAAGTATCGGCTGACGGGCGAGGGAAGGTCCGCGACGTCGTCCGGGTCGAACGTCCGGTCGGCGCGATCGGATGCGGAGTCGAGCAACTGCGCCCGCCTGTC carries:
- a CDS encoding DUF6920 family protein — its product is MARSVRTGADDRRAQLLDSASDRADRTFDPDDVADLPSPVSRYFETVLDEGQPYSRTVRLEQRGRFRLGDADSAWKPLEATQNVAVDPPGFVWDATIRVVPFVPVRVVDAYVGGEGSLRAAVLSVLTVADAEQSPELDAGELQRYLAEAVWYPTALLPGEGVQWAAIDERSARATLEHDDTTVSLVFHFDDDHLVERVVAEDRPRAVDDGFEATRWTGRFWDYRERSGMLVPTVAEVEWNLPDGDLPYWRAKITEIEH